One stretch of Streptomyces hygroscopicus DNA includes these proteins:
- a CDS encoding transcriptional regulator, RpiR family codes for MSEPKNVTGATRLASAVRDMWGELSASERVVAQYLVSAPPENLLFASAQELGAASGTSNATVVRALQRLGYAGLPALKRELAAGFTSATAPEERLKQRIARVGRHDLDQVKDRVFDEAAERLDQCRRLLETDVLKQAVQMLADAREVVAYGVGASELAARHLVLKLRRAGRRARFIGATGFTMADELLSLGRGDAVVILHPGRRLREFTVLTDRARAVGAGVVLVTDVPTGPLATHADVVISAPHTPTGITAESLAGIVVMDTLVLALASLDEPRAVEASHQLTVLRGQLIDQAEPRPRKS; via the coding sequence ATGAGCGAACCGAAAAACGTTACCGGGGCGACACGGCTGGCCTCCGCGGTCCGGGACATGTGGGGCGAGCTGTCCGCTTCCGAGCGGGTGGTGGCCCAGTACCTGGTGAGCGCCCCACCGGAGAATCTGCTCTTCGCGAGCGCACAGGAGCTGGGCGCGGCCAGCGGCACCAGCAACGCCACCGTCGTCCGCGCCCTGCAGCGCCTCGGCTACGCCGGCCTGCCCGCGCTCAAGCGGGAGCTGGCCGCCGGCTTCACCTCCGCGACCGCCCCCGAGGAGCGGCTCAAGCAGCGCATCGCCCGCGTCGGCCGCCACGACCTGGACCAGGTCAAGGACCGGGTCTTCGACGAGGCCGCGGAGCGTCTCGACCAGTGCCGCCGCCTGCTGGAGACGGATGTGCTCAAGCAAGCGGTGCAAATGCTGGCGGACGCGCGCGAGGTGGTCGCCTACGGCGTCGGCGCCTCGGAACTCGCCGCCCGGCATCTGGTGCTGAAGCTGCGCCGGGCCGGCCGCCGGGCGCGGTTCATCGGCGCCACCGGCTTCACCATGGCCGACGAACTGCTGAGCCTCGGCCGCGGCGACGCCGTGGTGATCCTCCATCCCGGCCGCCGGCTGCGGGAGTTCACCGTGCTCACCGACCGGGCCCGGGCCGTCGGCGCGGGCGTCGTACTGGTCACCGACGTCCCCACCGGCCCCCTGGCCACCCACGCCGATGTGGTGATCAGCGCCCCGCACACGCCCACCGGCATCACCGCCGAATCGCTGGCGGGCATCGTCGTCATGGACACCCTCGTACTGGCCCTCGCCTCACTTGACGAGCCCCGGGCCGTCGAAGCCTCCCATCAACTCACCGTGCTGCGCGGCCAGTTGATCGACCAGGCCGAGCCCCGGCCACGCAAGAGCTGA
- a CDS encoding putative polysaccharide deacetylase domain protein — protein sequence MPREPPPGWPDGARCAVMLSFDVDGPTLWLDDRATGRCDDARAFSIGAYGPWRGTPRLLDLLEDRGLPATFFVPGKIVEQWPALVKDIAASGHEIGHHGWPHETFFDHPRAAQRDIIERGQDQLERTAGVRAVGFRSPGGDIAADTPSLLEELGFSYSSSMRGDDRPYRWEIDGRSTDLIEIPAHWELDDYQQFVYNESPPEPPGLDRIAGTLATSDNWRREFDGYHRWGLCYVLMLHPQVIGKPHRVRALERLLDHIGRTGDVWFATGTQVAEHWRRTAGTERGPGPEPEGHPQRVRAAWRSSSPPPPMGP from the coding sequence ATGCCCCGCGAACCGCCGCCCGGCTGGCCGGACGGGGCCCGCTGCGCCGTCATGCTCAGCTTCGATGTGGACGGCCCCACCCTGTGGCTCGACGACCGCGCCACCGGGCGATGCGACGACGCGCGGGCCTTCTCCATCGGTGCCTACGGCCCCTGGAGGGGCACCCCGCGCCTGCTGGATCTGCTGGAGGACCGCGGGCTGCCCGCCACCTTCTTCGTCCCGGGCAAGATCGTCGAACAGTGGCCCGCCCTGGTGAAGGACATCGCCGCCTCCGGTCATGAGATCGGCCATCACGGCTGGCCGCACGAGACCTTCTTCGACCACCCCCGCGCGGCCCAGCGCGACATCATCGAGCGCGGCCAGGACCAACTGGAACGCACGGCCGGGGTACGCGCGGTGGGGTTCCGCAGCCCCGGCGGCGACATCGCCGCCGACACCCCGTCACTCCTGGAGGAGCTGGGCTTCTCCTACTCCAGCTCCATGCGCGGCGACGACCGGCCCTACCGCTGGGAGATCGACGGCCGCAGCACGGACCTGATCGAGATCCCCGCCCACTGGGAGCTGGACGACTACCAGCAGTTCGTCTACAACGAATCCCCGCCCGAGCCACCCGGCCTGGACCGGATCGCCGGCACCCTCGCCACCTCCGACAACTGGCGCCGCGAGTTCGACGGCTACCACCGCTGGGGCCTGTGCTACGTCCTGATGCTGCACCCCCAGGTCATCGGCAAACCCCACCGGGTACGCGCCCTGGAGCGCCTGCTGGACCACATCGGGCGCACGGGCGACGTGTGGTTCGCGACGGGAACGCAGGTGGCCGAGCACTGGCGGCGGACCGCCGGTACGGAACGGGGGCCGGGGCCGGAACCGGAAGGCCACCCGCAGCGGGTGAGGGCCGCCTGGCGCTCCTCCTCGCCGCCGCCGCCAATGGGGCCATGA
- a CDS encoding diaminopimelate decarboxylase gives MVTPLITSTGPRPPHTPPLDGALSVWPASTAPLAHGDLAVGGVPLAEVADRFGTPVYLLDEGEVRARCRAYHDAFPEAAVLYAAKAFLCRAMAHWVAEEGMGLDVCSAGELELAVTTGFPPEHIVLHGNAKSPQDLQAALRLGVGRIVIDSPSEIARLAVAVPEGSRQKVLVRVAPGIAAGGHAKIRTGTDDQKFGLSLADGSAHHAIARILDQPHLELVGLHCHLGSQITSAKPYLAAVRRMVGLLARVRDQHGITLPELDLGGGYGIAYRPGEPALDIAALGPRVRAELADSCAAAGLPVPRLIIEPGRAVVGPAGIALYRVLAVKRTGHRTFVAVDGGMSDNPRPALYGVRYAPRLVGRATTAPLATATVAGRHCEAGDVLAGEAELPGDIRPGDLLAVPVAGAYHLSMASGYNLVGRPPVVAVADGRARLLVRRESLDDIRSRDVGL, from the coding sequence ATGGTCACGCCACTGATCACCAGCACCGGGCCCCGCCCGCCGCACACCCCGCCCCTCGACGGCGCGCTGTCCGTCTGGCCCGCCTCGACCGCCCCGCTCGCCCACGGGGACCTGGCCGTCGGCGGAGTGCCGCTCGCCGAGGTCGCGGACCGCTTCGGCACCCCCGTGTACCTCCTCGACGAGGGCGAGGTCCGGGCCCGCTGCCGCGCCTACCACGACGCCTTCCCGGAGGCCGCCGTCCTCTACGCCGCCAAGGCGTTCCTGTGCCGCGCCATGGCGCACTGGGTGGCGGAAGAGGGCATGGGCCTGGACGTGTGCTCGGCCGGCGAGCTGGAGCTCGCGGTCACCACCGGCTTCCCGCCCGAGCACATCGTGCTGCACGGCAACGCCAAGAGCCCGCAGGACCTCCAGGCCGCGCTGCGCCTCGGCGTCGGGCGCATCGTCATCGACAGCCCCTCGGAGATCGCCCGGCTGGCCGTCGCGGTGCCCGAGGGCAGCCGCCAGAAGGTGCTGGTCCGGGTCGCCCCGGGCATCGCCGCGGGCGGCCACGCCAAGATCCGTACCGGCACCGACGACCAGAAGTTCGGCCTGTCGCTGGCCGATGGCTCGGCACACCACGCCATCGCCCGCATCCTCGACCAGCCACATCTGGAACTGGTCGGCCTCCACTGCCATCTGGGCTCCCAGATCACCTCCGCCAAGCCCTATCTGGCGGCCGTACGGCGCATGGTCGGCCTGCTGGCCCGGGTCCGGGACCAGCACGGGATCACCCTCCCCGAGCTGGATCTGGGCGGCGGGTACGGCATCGCCTACCGCCCCGGCGAGCCCGCCCTGGACATCGCCGCGCTCGGGCCCCGGGTGCGCGCCGAACTGGCCGACAGTTGCGCGGCGGCCGGGCTGCCCGTGCCCCGGCTGATCATCGAACCGGGCCGCGCCGTCGTGGGACCGGCCGGGATCGCGCTGTACCGGGTCCTGGCCGTCAAGCGCACCGGGCACCGTACCTTCGTCGCGGTGGACGGCGGGATGAGCGACAACCCCCGCCCGGCGCTGTACGGAGTGCGCTACGCGCCCCGGCTCGTGGGCCGCGCCACCACGGCGCCGCTCGCCACCGCCACGGTGGCCGGACGCCACTGCGAGGCCGGGGACGTACTGGCGGGCGAGGCGGAGCTGCCCGGCGACATCCGCCCCGGCGACCTGCTCGCGGTGCCGGTGGCGGGCGCGTACCACCTGTCCATGGCCTCCGGCTACAACCTGGTCGGCCGCCCGCCGGTGGTCGCCGTGGCCGACGGCAGGGCGCGGCTGCTGGTACGGCGCGAGTCGCTGGACGACATCCGCAGCCGCGACGTCGGGCTGTAA
- a CDS encoding membrane protein, producing MSADNLVGLIVAAALLGYLVLALIFPERF from the coding sequence GTGAGCGCCGACAACCTCGTGGGACTGATCGTGGCCGCGGCCCTGCTCGGCTATCTGGTGCTGGCCCTGATCTTCCCGGAGAGGTTCTAG
- a CDS encoding ATPase, which yields MSGTLAGWLQVLALVAALALSYRPLGDYIARVLTTPRQPRAERLVYRLAGVDGDADQRWSAYLRGVLAFSAVSVLFLYGFLRLQNHLLLSLGRQPMPPAQSFNTAASFVTNTNWQSYSGEAALGHLVQMAGLAVQNFVSAAVGIAVVAALIRGFTRKETDRVGNFWVDLTRIVLRVLLPLAFVFAIVLAAGGVIQNFHGVDSIPAVAGGHQSVTGGPVASQEAIKELGTNGGGFYNANSAHPFENPNAFTNWLEIYLLLVISSALPRTFGRMAGDNRQGYAIVAVMALIWAASVAIVTITELHSVSSQAGHAAGGMTEGKEQRFGIWASALFAASTTLTSTGAVDSAHDSYAPFGGGMTIFNMMLGEIAPGGTGSGLYGILILAVIAVFVAGLMVGRTPEYLGKKLRGREMKFASLYILTTPAVVLVGAGLAMALPGERAGMLNPGPHGFSEVLYAFTSAANNNGSAFAGLGVDTAWYNTALGLVMLFGRFLPMVFVLALAGSLAGQTPVPVTAGTLPTHRPQFVGLLTAVVLIVVGLTYFPALSLGPLAEGLQ from the coding sequence GTGAGCGGCACCCTCGCGGGCTGGCTCCAGGTGCTGGCGCTGGTGGCGGCGCTGGCCCTCTCCTACCGGCCGCTGGGCGACTACATCGCCCGCGTCCTCACCACGCCCCGGCAGCCGCGCGCCGAGCGGCTGGTCTACCGGCTGGCGGGGGTGGACGGGGACGCCGATCAGCGGTGGAGCGCCTATCTGCGCGGGGTACTCGCGTTCTCCGCGGTGTCGGTGCTCTTCCTGTACGGATTCCTGCGGCTGCAGAACCATCTGCTGCTGTCGCTCGGCAGGCAGCCGATGCCTCCGGCCCAGTCCTTCAACACCGCCGCCTCCTTCGTCACCAACACCAACTGGCAGTCGTACTCCGGCGAGGCGGCCCTGGGGCATCTGGTGCAGATGGCCGGGCTCGCGGTGCAGAACTTCGTCTCGGCGGCGGTGGGCATCGCCGTCGTCGCCGCCCTGATCCGCGGCTTCACCCGCAAGGAGACCGACCGGGTCGGCAACTTCTGGGTGGACCTGACGCGGATCGTGCTGCGGGTCCTCCTCCCCCTCGCGTTCGTCTTCGCGATCGTGCTGGCGGCGGGCGGTGTGATCCAGAACTTCCACGGCGTCGACTCGATCCCGGCCGTCGCCGGGGGCCACCAGAGCGTCACCGGAGGCCCGGTGGCCTCCCAGGAGGCCATCAAGGAGCTGGGCACCAACGGCGGCGGCTTCTACAACGCCAACTCCGCCCACCCCTTCGAGAACCCCAACGCCTTCACCAACTGGCTGGAGATCTACCTCCTGCTGGTGATCTCCTCCGCGCTGCCGCGCACCTTCGGCCGGATGGCCGGGGACAACCGCCAGGGCTACGCGATCGTGGCGGTCATGGCGCTGATCTGGGCCGCCTCGGTCGCCATCGTCACCATCACCGAGCTGCACAGCGTCAGCAGCCAGGCGGGCCACGCCGCGGGCGGCATGACGGAGGGCAAGGAGCAGCGATTCGGCATCTGGGCCTCGGCCCTCTTCGCCGCCTCCACCACCCTCACCTCCACCGGCGCGGTCGACTCCGCGCACGACTCGTACGCGCCGTTCGGCGGCGGGATGACGATCTTCAACATGATGCTGGGCGAAATCGCGCCCGGCGGCACCGGATCCGGCCTCTACGGCATCCTCATCCTGGCGGTCATCGCGGTCTTCGTGGCCGGGCTCATGGTGGGACGTACGCCCGAGTACCTGGGCAAGAAGCTGCGCGGGCGGGAGATGAAGTTCGCCTCCCTGTACATCCTGACCACTCCCGCGGTCGTGCTGGTCGGCGCGGGCCTGGCGATGGCGCTGCCCGGTGAGCGCGCGGGGATGCTCAACCCCGGGCCGCACGGCTTCTCCGAGGTGCTGTACGCCTTCACCTCGGCCGCCAACAACAACGGCTCCGCCTTCGCCGGGCTCGGCGTCGACACCGCCTGGTACAACACCGCGCTCGGCCTCGTCATGCTCTTCGGCCGTTTCCTGCCGATGGTGTTCGTCCTGGCGCTGGCCGGGTCGCTCGCCGGGCAGACCCCGGTGCCGGTCACGGCCGGGACGCTGCCCACCCACCGGCCGCAGTTCGTCGGTCTGCTGACCGCCGTGGTCCTCATCGTCGTCGGCCTCACCTACTTCCCCGCTCTCTCGCTGGGACCGCTCGCGGAAGGGCTCCAGTAG